One part of the Glycine max cultivar Williams 82 chromosome 14, Glycine_max_v4.0, whole genome shotgun sequence genome encodes these proteins:
- the NIP4-2 gene encoding LOW QUALITY PROTEIN: probable aquaporin NIP-type (The sequence of the model RefSeq protein was modified relative to this genomic sequence to represent the inferred CDS: substituted 1 base at 1 genomic stop codon), which produces MAAKSEGIQEEMPSMEEGVSSPSPSRTCNVSHNCCSNHVVALAQKVFAEVIGTYFVVFAGCGSVAVNKIYGSVTFPGVCVTWGLIVMVMIYSLRHISGAHFNPAVTITLAIFRRFSYKQVPLYIFAQLLGSILASGTLALMLDVTPKAYFGTVPVGSNGQSLVAEVIITFLLMFVISAVSTDDKAVGDFAGVAVGMTIMLNVFIAGPVSGASMNPARSIGPALIKHVYQGLWIYVVGPIVGSIAGALAYNFLRSPYKPPSEXTTWLAFLKSSE; this is translated from the exons ATGGCCGCCAAATCTGAAGGCATCCAAGAAGAAATGCCAAGTATGGAAGAGGGTGTTTCTTCCCCTAGCCCTTCCAGAACCTGTAACGTATCACATAACTGTTGTTCAAACCATGTTGTAGCCCTCGCACAGAAG GTTTTCGCAGAAGTTATTGGTACATATTTTGTGGTATTTGCCGGTTGTGGCTCTGTGGCAGTGAATAAGATCTATGGCTCAGTCACATTTCCAGGGGTTTGTGTCACATGGGGGCTGATTGTAATGGTCATGATTTACTCTCTTCGTCATATCTCTGGAGCTCACTTCAATCCTGCAGTCACCATTACTTTGGCCATCTTTCGCCGCTTCTCATATAAACAG GTGCCACTCTACATTTTTGCTCAGTTGCTGGGGTCGATCCTTGCTAGTGGCACATTAGCCCTAATGTTGGATGTAACGCCTAAAGCTTATTTTGGAACGGTACCAGTTGGATCCAATGGCCAGTCTTTAGTTGCTGAAGTCATCATCACttttcttttgatgtttgttatATCTGCTGTTTCTACAGATGACAAAGCG GTGGGTGACTTTGCAGGAGTTGCAGTTGGGATGACTATAATGTTGAATGTCTTCATTGCCGG GCCTGTATCAGGGGCTTCCATGAACCCTGCAAGAAGTATTGGTCCGGCACTTATCAAACATGTTTACCAAGGGTTATGGATATACGTAGTTGGTCCAATTGTTGGATCCATAGCTGGAGCACTTGCCTATAATTTTCTTAGATCCCCATACAAGCCACCATCAGAATAAACCACATGGCTGGCTTTCTTGAAGAGCAGTGAATAA
- the LOC102664788 gene encoding glycine-rich protein DOT1-like gives MNLGGGGVGGGRDGGGGGGRDGGGGGGSGDESSQLSGGVGEEISGRNSGGGEAGGGGGGDRSCSSQGFPQGHDPHLISVCVGCETSDWSNLLENVLASTGDEIVMQKRSSTIVSFCVVQLFVVDTIV, from the coding sequence ATGAACCTTGGTGGCGGTGGTGTTGGAGGTGGccgtgatggtggtggtggtggtggccgtgatggaggtggtggtggcggtaGTGGCGATGAATCATCACAACTCTCTGGTGGGGTTGGAGAGGAAATCTCTGGAAGGAATAGTGGTGGCGGGGAAGCTGGAGGCGGAGGAGGAGGCGATAGAAGTTGCTCATCACAGGGGTTTCCACAAGGACATGATCCACATTTGATTTCAGTGTGTGTTGGCTGTGAAACCAGTGATTGGTCTAATTTGCTAGAAAATGTGTTGGCCTCAACCGGTGATGAAATTGTAATGCAGAAAAGAAGCAGCACTATTGTGAGTTTTTGTGTAGTCCAACTCTTTGTTGTAGACACCATTGTGTGA
- the LOC100793971 gene encoding U-box domain-containing protein 4 — MDGFPPEAEATAVAVRRALELLQLNDPVLRVQAARDIRRLTKTSQRCRRQLRQAVAPLVSMLRVDSPEFHEPALLALLNLAVQDETNKISIVEAGALEPIISFLKSQNPNMQEYATASLLTLSASPTNKPIISACGTIPLLVNILRDGSPQAKVDAVTALSNLSTTQPENLSIILQTNAMPLIVSLLKTCRKSSKIAEKCSALIESLVGYEEGRTSLTSEEGGVLAVVEVLENGTPQSREHAVGALLTMCQSDRCKYREPILREGVIPGLLELTVQGTPKSQPKARTLLQLLRESPYSRPEAEPDTLENIVCDIISQIDGDDQSGKAKKMLAEMVQVSMEQSLRHLQQRALVCTPSEMPIASCASEVSSKY, encoded by the exons ATGGACGGTTTTCCACCGGAGGCGGAGGCAACGGCGGTGGCCGTACGGCGGGCGTTGGAGCTTCTGCAGCTGAACGACCCCGTTTTGAGGGTCCAAGCGGCGAGGGACATCCGGCGCCTCACCAAGACCTCGCAGCGGTGCCGCCGCCAGCTCCGGCAAGCCGTGGCGCCACTCGTGTCCATGCTCCGAGTCGACTCGCCCGAGTTCCACGAACCTGCGCTTCTCGCTCTGCTTAACCTCGCCGTACAAGACGAAAC GAATAAAATTAGCATTGTGGAAGCTGGTGCATTAGAGCCAATAATTAGTTTCCTCAAGTCACAAAATCCAAATATGCAGGAGTATGCAACTGCATCTTTGCTCACTCTATCTGCCTCTCCAACCAACAAGCCAATCATTAGTGCTTGTGGCACCATTCCTCTTCTTGTGAATATTCTAAGAGATGGAAGCCCTCAAGCTAAAGTTGATGCTGTGACGGCTCTGTCCAATTTATCAACAACACAACCTGAAAACCTCAGCATCATTCTCCAAACAAATGCAATGCCTTTAATTGTTAGCCTTCTCAAAACCTGTAGAAAATCCTCAAAAATAGCTGAAAAATGTTCTGCTTTGATAGAATCCTTGGTAGGTTATGAGGAGGGGAGAACTTCCTTAACATCTGAAGAAGGTGGAGTTCTTGCAGTTGTGGAAGTTCTTGAAAATGGTACTCCCCAAAGTAGGGAACATGCTGTTGGAGCACTGCTGACAATGTGCCAAAGTGATAGATGTAAATATAGGGAACCAATTCTTAGAGAAGGTGTTATTCCGGGACTTCTTGAGCTTACAGTTCAAGGAACCCCCAAGTCTCAGCCAAAGGCACGTACCCTTTTGCAGTTACTAAGAGAGTCTCCATATTCAAGACCTGAAGCTGAACCTGACACTCTTGAGAACATAGTGTGTGACATCATATCACAGATTGATGGGGATGATCAATCTGGTAAAGCAAAGAAGATGCTAGCTGAGATGGTCCAAGTCAGCATGGAGCAGAGTTTGAGACATTTACAGCAAAGGGCTCTTGTATGTACCCCTAGTGAAATGCCTATTGCAAGTTGTGCTTCTGAAGTTTCTTCAAAATATTAG